The genomic window TCCTATCGGGGTCTCGCGTGGACACAGCAGGGGACAGCCGCAGTCAGGAGTGCCCGCGCCTCTGTTATCATGAAGGCGGCTCAGTCGGTCGGAGACCTGAAGTGATGAAACCGTGCATAGACGCAACCTGGTATGTGCGGCCCGCGGCCGGCGTGCGTGAGCGCGTCGCCTCGGGAGGCGTGGTGGTCCGCATCGAGGGAGGCAGCCTGTTCACGGCGCTGGTGCGCGAGATTGACACGGACGGCACGATTCTCGAAGGGTACGTGCTCCCGAAGGGCGGCGTGCAGGAGGGAGAAACCATCGACGCGGCGGCGGTGCGCGAAATCGAAGAAGAAGTGGGCCTGACCGAAGTCGTCAAGCTTGCCGACCTGGCCGTGCACGAGCGGCAGGACTCGATGAAGACGTACTGGGCCGTCAATCACTACGCGTTGTATCTGACGGAGCAGGTCTCGGGCGATATCAAAGATAAAGAACATCACTTCGATTTCGGGTGGTTCCCCATCGAGTCCCCGCCGTGCATGTTCTGGCCCGACGAGCGCCGCTTGCTCGGGGAGCAGCGCGCGCGCATCTACGACGCGGTCATCGCGCACCAGAACAAGGGTCGCAGGAAGAAAGGCTTCATGTGAGCTTTTCGCAGAGCTCGCGCGTGTGCCGCACGTCGCGCTGGAGCACCGCAATGCGTTCTTCAGGCGTTTTCAGCTTGCCGACCGATTCATCCTCGATGCAGAGGTCGCCTTCGTAACCCGCATCTTTCAGCACGCGCAACACGCGCCCGTGGTCGATATCGCCTTCGTCCAGCGGGCAGACATATTGCCCGTATTCCCAGCCGGCTTCGCGCATGACCTCGCGCTGGTCCTCGGGATACCGGATATTCTTCAAGTGCGTGTGCTTCGCGTACGGCGCGAGCAGGCGCAGGATGCCATACACTTCTGAAAGCGGGTAACCGCGCCAGTAGAAATTGCCCGTGTCCAGCGTTGAGCCGATGCGTTCAGAGCCGACCCGGTGGAAAACGCTGAGCAGGAATGCGAGGCTGTTGCCCTGGAACCCGTGGTTCTCGATGGCCAGGGCGACCGTGAGCCCGCTTGTCCGCGCCAGCGCGCCGCCAAGACCGGCAGCGAAGAGGTTGACGCGCGTCTCGAAATCCAGTTCCCGTTCGCGCGACATGGCGCTGTCGATGCGGATGTTCGTCATGCCCAGAATAGACGCGATTTCGATGGCGCGGGCTATCCACGCGATATTGTCGCCCGGGTCCCCGGCGCTGAAATCGCGGGCGGTCAGCAGGCTGCACGGATGGATGCCCAGGTTGCGCAGCCGCTTGCCGTACGCCTCGGCGTCGGCGTCGTTCTCCAATCGCAAGCGGTCTTTCGAGTCGAAAGCGCGCACCTCGAAGTCGCGGGTCAGTTCAATCTCGACCGATTCCAGGTCGAGCGCCTTCAGTCCTGCCGCGGGCGTGGGAAAGTCCTCGGCCACCATGCAATCGCGAATCGAGACGTACATTGAGGTAGTGCCTCCCAGTTTTGGGTAACTGCCCCTTCCCCGCGCACGCCGGATAGTCTAAGAGGGACGCGCGCCGGGGTCAAGCAGAGCGCTCGGCCGCGTGTTCCTTACGCGAATCCGCTGGTTCCCGCGGCCAGGCCCCGAAAAAGCTCCGCCTCCGCTTGCATCCGGGGGCAGGCCTGGAATATGCGCGCCGATTCCAGCGCGCGGGCGCGCGATTCGGTCTCGCGCCCCGCCGCGCGCAAGGCCTGAACCAGGTCACGCCGGTATTCCGCGTCGAAGGCCGTATGTGGCAGCCCGGTCTCGAGCAGACGCGCGGCCTCATCCAGGCGCCCCAGGCGCGTATGCGCCGCGGCCGCCCAGCGGTATGGCGCGCCCATTCCGGCGCACAGCGCGATGCTCTGCCCCGCATAATCGAGCGCACCCGGGGCGTCGCCGCGTTCGAGCGCGCATTCGGCGAGCCGGGCCGCGGCCGCCGCGCGCAACAGTTGCGGCGCCGCCCTGCCGTGACCGAGCGCGAGCCGCCATGCGGCATAGTAGGGGTCCGAGACCTTGCCCAATACGAACGCGCCCAGCGCCGCCTGCCGCGCCTCGAGCACGCGCCCGAGGCATTCCAGTTCCGCGATGCCCGCGCCGGCCTGCCGTGCGACGATGGCAAGGTTATACCAGGGCGCCGCGTCGTGCGGGGCTGCGAGGGCGGCCTCCTGAAAGCGGTCCACGCACGCGCGCACGAGCGCCGGCCGGTCTTCCGAAGTGGAAAGCGCCGCCTCCTCGAAGAGCATGCAACCCGCGGCCATGTGATGCGCGGCCGTCGCGCCGCTTTCCATCTCCTTTGCCAGGAGCGCGGCGGCCATGGCGCGTTGCTCGAGTTCGAAGCTCGACCCGTACATGAGCACGTCGGCCAAGCCCCGCGCCGTGCCGGGCAGGTCCAGAAACGCGCGCGGCGCGCGCGGCTGGGCCGCTATCCAGTTGAACAGGTCGTCCAGCCGCCGCTCGATGGCCAGGTCCGCGATGCGTTCCTGCCCCACGCGCGCCATCGCGGCTCGGCGCGGCTCGTCCTCGAGGCAGGCGCGCAACAGCGCTTCGAGGTTTTCCGCGCGGTAGAACACGGCTTGGCCGCCGTCCGTGAGATAGTCTCGGGCTTCCAGGTTCTCCGCTTCGAGGAAGAGCAGCGCGCCGCAGGCGGGCGCCTCGAAACAGCGCAAATTCATTTCGTGGCGCACGGCGTAATTGACGGCGACCCGCGCCCGGTTGAGGCCCCGGGCATATGCCTCGGGCGGGTGGCCCTCATCGATCACTACTCGATAGTCATCGGAGAGCCGCCCGGCCATTTCGAGCACCTTCCCGCGCGCACGATGGATTGCATGATTCAGGTTCCCGAGAAACAAGATGTCGATGTCGCGCTCCATTCCCAACGGACGATGGACGAGCGTGCGGTGCGAATAGAGCGGCTGCACGAAGCGCGGCTGCGCGCCCCAGACGCGCAACGCGCGCTCCGCCATGCGGTCGCTCAGGACCACGTCGAATCGCGACAGATTGTGCTCCAGTTGTGGCTGATAGAGGTTCCAGTCGGAGATAATCGCCGCCGTCTGGATGGGACAATGTTCGATTGCGCGGGGCGGCGGATATACCTCCGGGCAGCCGCATAGCAGCAGGTCCGGCGGCCAGTCCGCGCTGATCCGCTGCACGACGTGTGCGGCTGTTTCCCCGGCGGTGAAAAAGTAGTCCGCGTCGCCGGTCATCGCGAGCAGGCGCACTTCGTGGCCGCACGCGGAACGGTACAGATTCAGATGCGCGCGGTCGCCCCACGGGGCGATGCCCATGGCGAGCACGTTCATGGCCGGCCGGGCCCGCCCGGCGGGCCGTCCGCCGGTTTCGCCTTTCCCGCAAGCGCGACAAACTGATGCGTCCGGTATAGTTGGTATTCCGTGTCGTTCAGCGGGCCGATGCGGACGCGCCCCGACGCGATATACCCGTCGGCGTTGCGCGGCACGGATTCCGGAGCGGCCAGCACGAGGCTTGAGAGCGACCGCATCTCGAACCCCGCGGCGCTGATTGTCTCGGCCAGGTCGACGCCGGTAAAGAAACGCACGTTGCGTCGCGCCAGTATCCCGGTGCTGGCATAGGTCCAGCGGCCTTCCGCCAGGAGGAACACGGTCCGGTAACACTGCACATTCGGCGCGGTGGCAACGAGCAGTCCCTCAGGCGCCA from Candidatus Hydrogenedentota bacterium includes these protein-coding regions:
- a CDS encoding NUDIX hydrolase, whose amino-acid sequence is MKPCIDATWYVRPAAGVRERVASGGVVVRIEGGSLFTALVREIDTDGTILEGYVLPKGGVQEGETIDAAAVREIEEEVGLTEVVKLADLAVHERQDSMKTYWAVNHYALYLTEQVSGDIKDKEHHFDFGWFPIESPPCMFWPDERRLLGEQRARIYDAVIAHQNKGRRKKGFM
- a CDS encoding glycosyltransferase family 1 protein, which codes for MNVLAMGIAPWGDRAHLNLYRSACGHEVRLLAMTGDADYFFTAGETAAHVVQRISADWPPDLLLCGCPEVYPPPRAIEHCPIQTAAIISDWNLYQPQLEHNLSRFDVVLSDRMAERALRVWGAQPRFVQPLYSHRTLVHRPLGMERDIDILFLGNLNHAIHRARGKVLEMAGRLSDDYRVVIDEGHPPEAYARGLNRARVAVNYAVRHEMNLRCFEAPACGALLFLEAENLEARDYLTDGGQAVFYRAENLEALLRACLEDEPRRAAMARVGQERIADLAIERRLDDLFNWIAAQPRAPRAFLDLPGTARGLADVLMYGSSFELEQRAMAAALLAKEMESGATAAHHMAAGCMLFEEAALSTSEDRPALVRACVDRFQEAALAAPHDAAPWYNLAIVARQAGAGIAELECLGRVLEARQAALGAFVLGKVSDPYYAAWRLALGHGRAAPQLLRAAAAARLAECALERGDAPGALDYAGQSIALCAGMGAPYRWAAAAHTRLGRLDEAARLLETGLPHTAFDAEYRRDLVQALRAAGRETESRARALESARIFQACPRMQAEAELFRGLAAGTSGFA
- a CDS encoding methyltransferase domain-containing protein, with the translated sequence MMPEGDLSAEELDPAALERFVPPSARHILVCGENAGPLVRALQTRGGVEVAQFPDAPQPGDAPIEAAALPFTDDYFACIAAADFLPRLRDPEPVLRELRRVLAPEGLLVATAPNVQCYRTVFLLAEGRWTYASTGILARRNVRFFTGVDLAETISAAGFEMRSLSSLVLAAPESVPRNADGYIASGRVRIGPLNDTEYQLYRTHQFVALAGKAKPADGPPGGPGRP
- a CDS encoding sugar phosphate isomerase/epimerase yields the protein MYVSIRDCMVAEDFPTPAAGLKALDLESVEIELTRDFEVRAFDSKDRLRLENDADAEAYGKRLRNLGIHPCSLLTARDFSAGDPGDNIAWIARAIEIASILGMTNIRIDSAMSRERELDFETRVNLFAAGLGGALARTSGLTVALAIENHGFQGNSLAFLLSVFHRVGSERIGSTLDTGNFYWRGYPLSEVYGILRLLAPYAKHTHLKNIRYPEDQREVMREAGWEYGQYVCPLDEGDIDHGRVLRVLKDAGYEGDLCIEDESVGKLKTPEERIAVLQRDVRHTRELCEKLT